Proteins from one Muntiacus reevesi chromosome X, mMunRee1.1, whole genome shotgun sequence genomic window:
- the LOC136153796 gene encoding spindlin-2 isoform X2 has product MKTPNSQEAEGQQTRAVAGKATGSANMMKKKASQKKQRGRPSSQPRRNIVGCRISHGWKEGDEPITQWKGTVLDQKDPVLYMYQLLDDYKEGDLRIMPESSESPLAEREPGGVVDGLIGKHVEYTKEDGSKRIGMVIHQVEAKPSVYFIKFDDDFHIYVYDLVKKS; this is encoded by the exons ATGAAAACCCCCAACTCACAGGAGGCCGAAGGGCAGCAAACCAGGGCTGTTGCAGGAAAGGCCACTGGGTCTGCAAACATGATGAAGAAAAAAGCCTCCCAAAAGAAGCAGAGAGGCAGACCTTCGTCCCAGCCCCGCAGGAACATTGTGGGCTGCAGAATTTCACATGGATGGAAGGAAGGTGATGAACCCATCACTCAGTGGAAAGGAACCGTTCTGGATCAG AAAGATCCTGTCTTGTACATGTACCAACTTCTAGATGATTATAAAGAAGGAGACCTCCGTATCATGCCAGAGTCCAGTGAGTCTCCTCTTGCAGAAAGGGAGCCAGGAGGAGTTGTAGATGGTCTGATAGGTAAACACGTGGAATATACCAAAGAAGATGGCTCCAAACGGATCGGAATGGTCATTCACCAAGTGGAAGCCAAACCCTCTGTGTATTTCATCAAGTTTGATGATGATTTCCATATCTATGTCTATGATTTGGTGAAAAAGTCCTAA
- the LOC136153796 gene encoding spindlin-2 isoform X1: MKTPNSQEAEGQQTRAVAGKATGSANMMKKKASQKKQRGRPSSQPRRNIVGCRISHGWKEGDEPITQWKGTVLDQVPINPSLYLVKYDGIDCVYGLELHRDERVLSLKILSDRVASTQVSDANLANTIIGKAVEHMFEDEHGSKDEWRGMVLAQAPIMKAWFYITYEKDPVLYMYQLLDDYKEGDLRIMPESSESPLAEREPGGVVDGLIGKHVEYTKEDGSKRIGMVIHQVEAKPSVYFIKFDDDFHIYVYDLVKKS, translated from the coding sequence ATGAAAACCCCCAACTCACAGGAGGCCGAAGGGCAGCAAACCAGGGCTGTTGCAGGAAAGGCCACTGGGTCTGCAAACATGATGAAGAAAAAAGCCTCCCAAAAGAAGCAGAGAGGCAGACCTTCGTCCCAGCCCCGCAGGAACATTGTGGGCTGCAGAATTTCACATGGATGGAAGGAAGGTGATGAACCCATCACTCAGTGGAAAGGAACCGTTCTGGATCAGGTGCCTATAAATCCTTCTCTTTATCTGGTGAAATATGATGGAATTGACTGTGTCTATGGACTGGAACTTCACAGAGATGAAAGAGTTTTGTCTCTTAAAATTCTTTCTGACAGGGTGGCATCAACTCAAGTCAGTGATGCAAACCTTGCAAATACCATAATTGGTAAAGCTGTGGAACATATGTTTGAGGATGAGCATGGTTCTAAGGATGAATGGAGAGGAATGGTCTTAGCCCAAGCACCGATCATGAAAGCCTGGTTTTACATTACCTATGAGAAAGATCCTGTCTTGTACATGTACCAACTTCTAGATGATTATAAAGAAGGAGACCTCCGTATCATGCCAGAGTCCAGTGAGTCTCCTCTTGCAGAAAGGGAGCCAGGAGGAGTTGTAGATGGTCTGATAGGTAAACACGTGGAATATACCAAAGAAGATGGCTCCAAACGGATCGGAATGGTCATTCACCAAGTGGAAGCCAAACCCTCTGTGTATTTCATCAAGTTTGATGATGATTTCCATATCTATGTCTATGATTTGGTGAAAAAGTCCTAA